The following proteins are encoded in a genomic region of Takifugu flavidus isolate HTHZ2018 chromosome 3, ASM371156v2, whole genome shotgun sequence:
- the LOC130523318 gene encoding protein unc-80 homolog isoform X19, translated as MVKRKSLDENEPECGKGIPFPIQTFLWRQTSAFLRPKLGKQYEASCVSFERVLVENKLHGLSPELSEAIQSISRWELVQAALPHVLHCTSILLSNRNKLGHQDKLGVAETKLLHTLHWMLLEAAHECNHEPSLGHGWSAGGSSSSSAFLQPVGNQGSSPGAPLGSCAGSSALGGSGPQHGSSLLEEDENARAKLFNKSMATVELFVFLFAPLIHRIKESDLNFRLASGLVIWQPMWEHRQPDIPAFTLLIKPIRNIVTAKRNSPVNNQCSPGGSANPGPMSQGFQVVCEAARSDSSSSPASAEQSCRRGNSVEKGGPSQQPPPVKGPSKKKTSAPAGLPASLAQRARYATYFDVAVLRCLLQTHWTEEGVHWALMYYLQRLRQILEERPERVAEPLAAPLPRPRSSSMVAAAPSLVNTQKTQDMSLKCNEEEKSLSTETFAKVSLTNLRRQAVPDLASDLGMNIFKKFKNRREDRERKGSIPFHHTGKKRQRRMGMPFLLHEDQLDVSPTRSTFSFGSFSGLGDDRRALDRGGWQATFMGKFTRRGSTDTAADADSLNAKHSHSHHSLLRDMPDHSNSHSDNAVKEVRSQISTITMAAFNTTVASFNVGYADFFTEHMKRLCNPVAVPEMPVEPLACANLPRSFTDSCINYSFLEEGENIEGTNNFVLKNGMLDLTAVLRALYAVLSHDISSRICDVTLNIIDCLLQLGVVPGMGKKLSKAENKENQEARAKDAAGQGLGGGAQGGGAVPGAGGGGDGGSGGGGGGGGGSGGGSGQGSKDDVKNNKDNDKKEEGSSFSTHRLALTMLIKIVKSLGCAYGCGEGHRGLSGDRLRMQAQNCLTSLYKLDRVQFRQTMREYVNKDSLNNIVDFLHALLGFCMEPITDNKAGFGNNFTTGDNKSVAQNMEAVVVGCMFKSLITRCASTTHELHSPENLGLYCDIRQLVQFIKEAHGNVFRRVALSALLDSAEKITTAKKTDEKEEAKQSGGRSDEQIPGALLGRKDFWRKMFKSQSAASDTSSQSEQDTSECTTAHSGTTTDRRSRSRSRRISLRKKLKLPIGNWLKRSSLSGLTDGVEDLLDISSVDRLSFIRQSSKVKFTSAVKLSEGGAVGVEYTRDEEENFFKRLGPHGFQEHLAASQEAMKNKNVVNLGAIRQGMKRFQFLLNCCEPGTIPDASILAAALDLEAPVVARASLFLECARFVHRCNRGNWPEWMKGHHVNITKRGLSRGRSPIVGNKRNQKLQWNAAKHFCQWGDAIGTRLSELCHSDSESPANILGYIFDEETKRRMRKEDEEEDYLDDNTVNPTKCGCPFALKMAACQLLLEITTFQRETFPCLPRPRTEPLVDLDSCRLRLDPELGRHRYERKISFAGILDDEDGHDSLNSSSHTLKSDTTCDEKKGQEAQAPIRKIRIGGSRLLQIKGARSFRVKKGGSLSSIRRAGSLKSTKLSRQDSESENEEGLLSQTHSRDTVTDIGSPFSTSEPSIEPEGQSSGGTEDNYHRNMSWLHIMILLCNQQSFICTHIDFCHPRCYQHHSRSCARLVRAIKLVYGETVDSLREDSAISGHIMARAKKNKESSDKSCLRTPSMKRRPTDPNTEGKKDTGMLKYIRNQVMSLSPAPLSLLIKAAPILTDDMYGDIQPAAWELLLSVDEHMAAAAAAMFLLCAVKVPDAVTEMMMAELHHQEACQRINSILKFYTLWRFRYEVWPRMEEGAQQIFKIPPPSINFTLPSPILGMPCVPIFDPPWVPLNTGSVQDPINEDQSKSFSARAVSRSHQRAEHILKNLQQEEEKRRLGREASIITAIPVVQEACYEPTCSPPPEQEEEAEEVVNLTSRRLSVSPSCASSNSHRNYSFRRGSVWSVRSLASAEDEENTTEHTPTHHMLQPPQSVFPACICAAVLPIVHLMEDGEVREDGVAVSAVAKQILWNCLIEDPALVLRHFLEKLTVSNRQDELMYMLRKLLLNIGDLPAQTSHILFNYLVGLIMYFVRTPCEWGMDAISATLTFLWEVVGYVEGLFFKDLKQTMKKEQCEVKLLVTASMPGTKTLVVHGQNECDIPTQLPVHEDTQFEALLKECLEFFNIPEARSAHYFLMDKRWNLIHYNKTYVRDIYPFRRSVSPQLNLVHMLPEKGQELIQKQVFSRKLEEVGRVLFLISLTQHMPNVHKQSHVSLLQEDLLRLPSFPRTAIDAEFSLFNEPQGKELFGLDTLHKVLWIKLLEEMFVGMPSEYPWGDEMMLFLNVFNGALLLHPEDSSLLRQYTATAINTAIHFNHLFSLSGYQWILPTMLQVYADYESNPLLRQGIAFCCRQFYILHRKPFILQLFASVAPLLEFTTNTSTGLSKGVSAQCLFDLLVSLEGESQDALDALELVKAEKPLRSLDFCYGNEDLAFSISEAIKLCVTVVAYAPESFRSLQMLMVLEALVPCFLQKLKSNTVTMESASAARDEIAAIAALATSLQALLYSSETLTRPMTAPQMSRCDQGHKGGTAANHAMSGGVNTRDNLHLLEEGQGMPREELDERIAREEFRRPRESLLNICTEFYKHCGPRLKILQNVAGEPRVTALELLDIKSHMRLAEIAHALLKLAPYDTLTMESRGLRRYIMEMLPITDWSSEAVRPALILILKRLDRMFNKIHKMPTLRRQVEWEAASSLIEGICLTLQRQPIISFLPHLRSLINVCVNLVMGVVGPSSVADGLPLLHLSPYLSPPLPFSTAVVRLVALQIQALKEDFPLSHVISPFTNQERREGMLLNLLIPFVLTVGSGSKDSPHLEPPEIFLLLQTVINILLPPRIISTSRTKNFMLDASPAHCSTPGDTGKDLRREGLAESTGQAAYLALKVVLVCFERALGNQWYRLSLQVKEMALRKVGGLAFWDFIDFIVRTRIPIFVLLRPFIQCKLLTQPADSQEEITARHHIADQLERRFIPRPLCKSSLFAEFNNELKILKEAVHSGSAYQGKTSISTVGTSTSAYRLSLATMSRSNTGTGTVWEQDSQPSRQPSQDTLSRTDEDDEENDSVSIPSVVSEHDAFLPQVITQRRFSSHATGSVAPQPEAHRTTMLPSHSEPNVLDESQGLLQEGNLSRVASVQSEPGQQNLLIQPPLGRKRGLRQLRRPLLSIPKNEPRGRSGARLSTTRRSIQPKNKPLAHGDQKRSVTFTESPGQQPPTPSSAEPPAEGSKASPAFSKSPTLEVPSASSATVTADLHTPAISQVIPTISSKEKREQWGLRSSLSPPPSISRPSTPTPPSRTCSPLPLSRTCSPLPLSRTCSPLVLSRTSSPLPPPLPVLGTAPAPGPPPAPPLPPPVPFLPPPQPGRRGSGRAPETKRRRRFCLAAPTCCI; from the exons ATGGTGAAGAGGAAAAGCCTGGACGAGAACGAGCCGGAGTGCGGGAAAGGAATCCCGTTCCCCATCCAGACCTTCCTGTGGCGGCAGACCAG tgcATTTCTGCGTCCGAAGTTGGGGAAACAGTATGAGGCGTCCTGTGTG TCCTTTGAGCGAGTGCTGGTGGAGAACAAGCTCCACGGGCTGTCGCCGGAGCTGTCGGAGGCCATCCAGAGCATCTCCCGCTGGGAACTGGTCCAAGCGGCCCTGCCCCATGTCCTCCACTGCACCTCCATCCTGCTGTCGAACAGGAACAAACTGG GGCACCAGGACAAGCTGGGCGTGGCTGAGACCAAGCTGCTCCACACGCTGCACTGGATGCTGCTGGAGGCGGCGCACGAGTGCAACCACGAGCCCAGCCTGGGCCACGGCTGGTCCgcggggggcagcagcagcagcagcgccttCCTCCAGCCTGTGGGGAACCAGGGCTCATCCCCAGGGGCTCCTCTGGGTTCCTGCGCCGGCTCTTCCGCCCTGGGGGGGTCGGGCCCGCAGCACGGCAGCTCCCTgttggaggaggatgagaacgCTCGAGCTAAACTGTTCAACAAGAGCATGGCGACGGTGGAGCTGTTCGTTTTCCTCTTCGCGCCGCTCATTCACCGAATAAAG gagtcAGATCTGAACTTCCGTCTGGCCAGCGGTTTAGTGATATGGCAGCCCATGTGGGAGCACCGCCAGCCCGACATCCCCGCCTTCACCTTGCTCATCAAACCCATCAGAAACATTGTGACag CAAAGAGGAACTCCCCAGTGAACAACCAGTGCAGCCCCGGTGGGTCCGCTAACCCAGGTCCCATG TCTCAGGGCTTCCAGGTGGTCTGCGAAGCGGCCCGGTCCGActcgtcctcctcccccgcctccgCAGAGCAGAGCTGTCGCCGCGGTAACTCGGTGGAGAAAGGCGGCCCCTCCCAACAACCCCCGCCGGTCAAAGGCCCTTCCAAGAAAAA GACATCAGCCCCTGCAGGTCTGCCAGCATCTCTGGCCCAGCGAGCGCGCTACGCCACGTACTTTGACGTGGCCGTCTTGCGTTGCCTGCTCCAAACGCACTGGACAGAGGAGGGCGTTCACTGGGCCTTGATGTACTACCTGCAGCGACTGAGGCAGATCCTGGAGGAGAGGCCCGAGCGTGTCGCCGAGCCTTTGGCGGCGCCGCTGCCCCGGCCTCGCAGCAGCTCCATGGTGGCCGCCGCGCCTTCCCTCGTCAACACTCAAAAGACTCAG GACATGAGTCTGAAGTGCAACGAGGAGGAAAAGTCTCTCAGCACAGAGACCTTTGCAAAGGTTTCCCTGACCAACCTCCGTCGACAGGCCGTCCCTGACCTCGCCTCTGACCTGGGCATGAATATCTTCAAAAAG TTTAAGAACCGGCGTGAGGACCGTGAGAGGAAAGGTTCCATCCCCTTCCACCACACGGGGAAAAAACGACAGCGGCGCATGGGGATGCCGTTCCTGCTCCACGAGGACCAGCTGGATGTCTCACCGACGCGTAGCACCTTCTCCTTTGGAAGCTTCTCCGGCCTGGGCGATGACCGACGTGCTCTGGACCGCGGGGGCTGGCAGGCCACCTTCATGG GCAAGTTCACGCGGCGAGGCAGCACGGACACGGCTGCGGACGCCGACAGCCTGAACGCCAAGCACTCCCACTCGCACCACTCCCTGCTGAGAGACATGCCCGACCACTCCAACAGCCATAGCGACAACGCCGTCAAAGAGG TTCGGTCTCAGATCTCTACCATCACCATGGCAGCCTTTAACACCACAGTGGCGTCCTTCAATGTCGGCTACGCTGATTTCTTCACTGAACACATGAAGAGGCTGTGCAACCCCGTCGCCGTGCCGGAGATGCCGGTGGAGCCGCTGGCGTGCGCCAACTTGCCGCGCAGCTTCACCGACTCCTGCATCAACTACTCCTTCTTGGAGGAAGGGGAGAACATCGAGGGCACCAACAACTTTGTCCTGAAGAATGGAATGCTGGATCTGACA GCTGTGCTGCGCGCTCTCTACGCCGTCCTGAGCCACGACATCAGTTCGAGGATCTGCGACGTCACCCTCAACATCATCGActgcctcctgcagctgggCGTGGTGCCTGGGATGGGCAAGAAACTGTCCAAAGCTGAAAACAAGGAGAACCAGGAGGCGCGGGCCAAAGATGCGGCTGGTCAGGGACtaggaggaggagcccagggAGGTGGGGCTGTCCCAGGagcaggtggtggaggagatggaggcagcggtggtggtggtggaggaggtggtgggagtGGTGGAGGGAGTGGGCAGGGAAGCAAAGATGATGTGAAGAATAACAAGGATAATGACAAAAAG GAAGAGGGTTCCAGCTTCAGCACCCACCGTCTGGCTCTGACTATGCTGATAAAGATAGTAAAGTCGCTTGGATGCGCCTACGGCTGTGGCGAGGGACACCGCGGCCTCTCCGGAGACCGCCTCAGGATGCAG GCTCAGAACTGCTTGACCAGCCTGTACAAACTGGACAGGGTGCAGTTTCGCCAGACGATGCGCGAGTATGTCAACAAAGACTCCCTCAATAACATAGTGGACTTCCTGCATGCACTGCTGGGCTTCTGTATGGAGCCCATCACCGACA ACAAGGCGGGCTTTGGGAACAACTTCACCACGGGGGACAACAAGTCCGTGGCACAGAATATggaggcggtggtggtgggATGCATGTTCAAGTCCCTCATCACCCGCTGTGCCTCCACCACGCACGAGCTGCACAGTCCGGAGAACCTG GGTCTATACTGCGACATCCGCCAGCTGGTGCAGTTCATCAAGGAGGCTCATGGCAATGTGTTCCGCAGGGTGGCGCTGAGTGCGCTCCTGGACAGTGCTGAGAAAATCACCACCGCCAAAAAAACGGACGAGAAGGAGGAAGCTAAACAATCCGGAGGCAGGAG CGATGAACAGATCCCAGGCGCTCTGCTGGGCAGGAAGGATTTCTGGAGGAAGATGTTCAAGTCTCAGAGCGCCGCGAGTGAcaccagcagccagtcagagcAAGACACCTCAGAGTGCACCACCGCCCACTCCGGCACCACCACCGACCGGCGCTCTCGATCCAGATCCCGCCGCATTTCCCTGCGTAAAAAACTCAAGCTGCCGATAG GAAACTGGCTGAAGCGGTCGTCTCTGTCGGGATTAACTGATGGCGTGGAAGACTTGCTGGATATCAGTTCAGTGGATCGTCTCTCCTTCATACggcagagttcaaag GTGAAGTTCACCAGTGCGGTAAAGCTGTCAGAAGGTGGCGCTGTGGGAGTAGAGTACACTCGGGACGAGGAGGAGAATTTCTTCAAGCGGCTCG GACCTCACGGTTTCCAGGAGCATCTTGCAGCCAGTCAGGAGGCCATGAAGAATAAGAACGTGGTGAATTTGGGAGCCATCCGCCAGGGAATGAAGCGCTTCCAGTTCCTGCTGAACTGCTGCGAGCCGGGAACGATTCCCGATGCCTCCATCCTCGCCGCTGCTCTGGACCTG GAAGCACCGGTTGTGGCCCGAGCCTCCCTCTTCCTGGAATGTGCTCGTTTTGTCCACCGCTGTAACCGGGGCAACTGGCCTGAATGGATGAAGGGCCACCATGTAAATATCACCAAGAGGGGGTTGTCCAGGGGCCGATCTCCAATAGTGGGCAACAAGAGAAACCAGAAACTCCAGTGGAATGCAGCCAAACATTTTTGCCAGTGGGGAGAT GCCATCGGCACCAGGCTCAGCGAGCTCTGTCACTCTGACAGCGAGAGTCCTGCCAACATCCTGGGCTACATCTTTGACGAAGAGACCAAACGGAGAATGagaaaagaggatgaggaggaggactaTTTGGATGACA ACACCGTCAATCCCACAAAATGCGGCTGCCCCTTTGCGTTGAAGATGGCCGCCTGTCAGCTGCTTTTGGAAATCACCACTTTCCAGCGCGAGACCTTTCCCTGCTTACCACGGCCACGAACGGAGCCCCTTGTG GACCTGGACAGCTGCCGCCTGCGCCTGGATCCGGAGCTCGGGCGTCACCGCTACGAGAGGAAGATCAGCTTCGCGGGCATCCTGGATGATGAAGACGGGCACGATTCgctcaacagcagcagccacacgCTGAAGTCCGACACCACctgtgatgaaaagaaagggcAGGAAGCCCAAG CGCCCATCCGAAAGATCCGCATCGGAGGCTCCCGCCTGCTCCAAATCAAAGGGGCTCGCAGCTTCCGTGTGAAGAAAGGAGGCTCCCTGTCATCCATCCGGAGGGCCGGAAGCCTCAAGAGCACCAAACTGTCCCGGCAAGACTCCGAGTCAGAGAATGAAGAAGGGCTGCTGTCACAGACGCACAGCCGGGACACCGTGACCGACATAG GCAGCCCATTCAGCACCAGTGAACCCAGCATCGAACCTGAGGGCCAGAGCTCAGGAGGCACCGAGGACAACTACCACCGCAACATGTCTTGGCTCCAC ATCATGATCCTGCTGTGCAACCAGCAGAGTTTCATCTGCACCCACATCGACTTCTGCCACCCGCGCTGTTACCAGCACCACAGCCGCTCCTGCGCTCGCCTGGTTCGGGCCATCAAACTTGTATACGGCGAGACGGTAGACAGTCTGAGAGAGGACAGCGCCATCTCTGGCCACATCATGGCACGTGCAAAGAAGAATAAGGAA TCTTCGGACAAGTCCTGCTTGAGGACCCCATCCATGAAGAGAAGACCCACTGACCCTAACACTGAAGGGAAGAAGGATACCGGCATGCTCAAGTATATCCGGAACCAG GTGATGAGTCTGTCGCcggctcctctctccctgctgATCAAGGCAGCTCCCATCCTGACTGACGACATGTACGGAGACATCCAGCCGGCGGCGTGGGAGCTCCTGCTCAGCGTGGACGAGCAtatggcagctgctgctg CTGCCATGTTCCTCCTGTGCGCAGTCAAAGTCCCCGACGCCGTCACCGAAATGATGATGGCGGAGTTGCATCACCAGGAGGCATGTCAGCGCATCAACTCCATCCTGAAGTTTTACACGCTGTGGCGTTTCCGCTACGAGGTCTGGCCTCGCATGGAGGAGGGAGCCCAGCAGATCTTTAAG ATACCTCCACCCAGCATCAACTTCACTCTTCCCTCGCCAATCCTGGGAATGCCCTGTGTTCCCATTTTCGACCCCCCCTGGGTGCCTCTGAACACCGGGAGCGTTCAGGACCCAATCAACGAAGACCAGTCT AAATCTTTCTCGGCGCGGGCCGTGTCGCGTTCCCACCAGCGGGCCGAGCACATCCTcaagaacctgcagcaggaggaggagaagcggcGGCTGGGCCGCGAGGCTAGCATCATCACCGCTATCCCTGTAGTTCAGGAGGCTTGCTACGAGCCCACTTGTAGCCCCCCTCCTGAGCAAGAGGAAGAAG CAGAAGAAGTGGTGAACCTGACATCCCGCCGTCTGTCCGTCAGTCCCTCCTGTGCCTCCAGCAACTCCCATAGGAACTACTCCTTCCGTCGAGGTTCCGTGTGGTCCGTCCGCTCTCTGGCTAGTGCTGAAG ATGaagagaacacaacagaacacacacccacacaccacatgTTACAGCCGCCCCAGTCTgtgttcccagcatgcatctgtgctgcagtgctgcCAATAGTGCACCTCATGGAGGATGGGGAGGTTCGAGAAGATGGAGTGGCTG TAAGCGCTGTGGCCAAACAAATCCTCTGGAACTGCCTGATTGAAGATCCGGCACTGGTTCTTCGCCACTTTTTAGAAAAGCTAACCGTGAGCAACCGACAG GATGAGCTCATGTACATGctgaggaagctgctgctcaacatCGGCGATCTGCCAGCTCAGACCTCTCACATCCTCTTCAACTACCTG GTTGGCCTGATCATGTATTTTGTGCGGACTCCGTGCGAGTGGGGGATGGACGCCATCTCAGCCACGCTAACCTTCCTGTGGGAGGTTGTGGGCTATGTGGAGGGACTGTTCTTCAAGGACCTCAAGCAGACCATGAAGAAGGAGCAGTGTGAGGTCAAACTGCTGGTCACCGCATCCATGCCGG GCACGAAAACACTGGTTGTTCACGGGCAGAATGAATGTGACATCCCGACACAGCTTCCAGTCCACGAAGACACCCAGTTTGAGGCTTTGCTCAAG GAGTGTTTGGAGTTCTTTAACATACCTGAGGCCAGATCAGCTCACTACTTCCTCATGGACAAACGGTGGAACCTGATCCATTACAATAAG ACGTATGTCAGAGACATCTACCCCTTCCGGAGGTCAGTCTCTCCTCAGCTCAATCTGGTCCACATGCTGCCTGAGAAAGGACAAGAACTGATCCAGAAACAG GTGTTTTCCCGTAAACTGGAGGAGGTTGGCCGGGTGCTCTTCCTTATCTCCCTTACTCAGCACATGCCCAATGTGCACAAGCAATCCCACGTCTCCCTACTGCAGGAAGACCTCCTGCGCCTGCCGTCCTTCCCCCGCACCGCCATCGATGCAGAGTTCTCGCTCTTCAATGAGCCGCAAG GCAAGGAGCTGTTTGGTTTGGACACCCTCCACAAGGTGCTGTGGATCAAGCTCCTGGAAGAGATGTTTGTGGGGATGCCCAGCGAGTACCCGTGGGGCGACGAGATGATGCTGTTCCTGAACGTGTTCAACggggcgctgctgctgcacccgGAGGACAGCTCTCTGCTCAGGCAGTACACGGCCACCGCCATCAACACGGCCATTCACTTCAATCACCTCTTCTCTCTGAGCGGCTACCAGTGGATCCTGCCCACGATGctgcag GTCTATGCTGACTATGAGAGCAACCCCCTGCTGAGACAGGGCATCGCGTTTTGCTGCCGGCAGTTCTACATCCTTCACCGCAAACCCTTCATCCTGCAACTGTTTGCCAGCGTGGCTCCTCTGCTGGAGTTTACT ACCAACACCAGCACCGGTCTGTCGAAAGGAGTGTCGGCTCAGTGTCTCTTTGACCTGCTGGTTTCTCTGGAGGGTGAGAGCCAGGACGCTCTGGACGCACTCGAACTCGTGAAAGCTGAGAAACCACTGCGCTCCCTGG ACTTCTGTTACGGCAACGAGGACCTGGCCTTCTCAATCAGCGAGGCCATCAAATTGTGCGTCACTGTGGTCGCCTACGCACCTGAATCCTTCAGGAG CCTTCAGATGCTAATGGTGCTCGAGGCCTTGGTGCCCTGCTTCCTTCAGAAGCTGAAGAGCAACACAGTCACGATGGAATCGGCATCGGCTGCCAGGGACGAGATCGCAGCCATCGCTGCTCTGGCCACATCGCTGCAGGCGCTCCTCTACAGCTCTGAGACCCTGACAAG GCCAATGACTGCACCCCAGATGTCCCGCTGTGATCAGGGCCACAAAGGAGGCACCGCAGCTAATCACGCCATGTCTGGAGGGGTCAACACCAG GGATAACCTCCATCTGCTGGAAGAGGGCCAGGGGATGCCGAGGGAGGAGCTGGACGAGCGCATAGCCAGGGAAGAGTTCCGCCGCCCCCGGGAGTCCCTCCTGAACATCTGCACAGAATTCTATAAGCACTGCGGACCGCGGCTCAAAATCCTGCAGAACGTCGCCGGTGAGCCGCGAGTCACAGCACTCGAGCTGCTGGACATCAAGTCGCACATGAG GCTGGCGGAGATTGCCCACGCCCTGCTGAAGCTCGCTCCCTACGACACGCTGACCATGGAGAGCCGAGGGCTGCGCCGGTACATCATGGAGATGCTGCCGATCACCGACTGGTCGTCGGAGGCCGTGCGGCCCgccctcatcctcatcctcaagAGGCTGGACCGCATGTTCAACAAGATTCACAAAATGCCAACGCTCAG GAGACAGGTAGAGTGGGAGGCGGCCAGCAGCCTGATCGAGGGAATCTGCCTAACGCTCCAGCGGCAGCCGATCATTTCCTTCCTCCCACACCTGCGCTCGCTCATCAACGTCTGTGTCAACCTG GTCATGGGTGTGGTCGGTCCATCTAGTGTAGCCGATGGGCTCCCCCTTCTCCACCTGAGCCCGTACCTCTCCCCCCCACTGCCCTTCAGCACGGCAGTGGTCCGACTGGTGGCCCTGCAGATCCAG GCCTTGAAGGAGGACTTTCCTCTCAGTCATGTGATCTCGCCTTTCACCAATCAAGAGAGGCGAGAGGGGATGCTCCTCAATCTGCTCATTCCATTTGTGCTCACTGTGGGCTCTGGAAGTAAAG ACAGTCCTCACCTGGAGCCACCTGAGATCTTCTTGCTGCTGCAGACGGTCATCAACATTCTCCTGCCTCCCCGGATCATCTCCACCTCACGCACCAAGAACTTCATGCTGGATGCTTCTCCGGCTCACTGTTCCACTCCAGGTGACACGGGGAAAGATCTGCGCCGTGAGGGTTTAGCTGAGTCCACCGGCCAGGCTGCATATCTGG ctctgaaggtggtCTTGGTTTGCTTTGAGCGCGCGTTGGGGAACCAGTGGTACCGACTTAGCCTACAGGTAAAAGAGATGGCTCTGAGAAAAGTGGGCGGTTTGGCGTTTTGGGACTTTATTGACTTCATTGTCCGGACCCGTATCCCGATCTTTGTCCTGCTCAGACCTTTCATCCAGTGCAAG TTGTTGACCCAGCCAGCAGATTCCCAGGAGGAGATAACAGCACGGCACCACATCGCCGACCAGCTGGAGCGGCGCTTCATCCCACGTCCTCTCTGCAAGAGCTCCCTGTTTGCCGAGTTCAACAATGAGCTCAAGATCCTCAAAGAGGCCGTTCACAGTGGCTCCG CCTATCAGGGCAAGACGTCCATCAGCACTGTGGGGACGTCCACGTCAGCGTATCGCCTCAGTCTGGCCACAATGTCGCGGTCCAACACGGGCACGGGCACCGTCTGGGAACAGGACAGTCAGCCTTCACGCCAGCCTTCGCAAGACACTCTCAGCCGCACTGATGAGGACGATGAAGAGA ATGATTCCGTGAGTATTCCCAGTGTGGTGAGCGAGCACGACGCCTTCTTGCCTCAGGTGATCACGCAGCGCCGTTTCTCCAGCCACGCCACCGGCTCGGTAGCCCCGCAGCCCGAAGCCCACCGCACCACAATGCTGCCAAGCCACAG TGAACCCAATGTGCTAGATGAGTCCCAGGGCCTTCTGCAGGAGGGTAACCTCTCTAG GGTTGCCAGCGTGCAGAGTGAACCAGGCCAGCAGAACCTTCTGATCCAGCCACCATTGGGACGGAAACGAGGCCTCAGACAG CTGCGTCGCCCCCTGTTGTCCATCCCAAAAAATGAACCACGCGGCCGATCGGGAGCGCGGCTCTCGACGACCCGCCGGAGCATCCAGCCCAAGAACAAACCACTTG CTCACGGAGACCAAAAGAGATCCGTCACCTTTACGGAGAGTCCAGGACAGCAGCCGCCCACTCCCAGCTCTGCGGAGCCTCCGGCTGAAGGCAGCAAAGCCAGTCCTGCCTTTTCAAAGTCCCCAACCCTGGAGGTGCCATCGGCTTCATCGGCCACGGTCACTGCGGACCTGCACACTCCTGCCATCTCACAG GTCATTCCTACCATAAGCagcaaggagaagagagagcagTGGGGCCTCCGGAGCAGCCTCTCGCCTCCACCCTCTATATCCCGCCCCTCCACTCCAACGCCCCCATCCCGTACCTGCTCCCCTCTGCCCCTTTCCCGGACCTGCTCCCCTCTGCCCCTTTCCCGGACCTGCTCCCCTCTTGTCTTATCccgcacctcctctcctctgcccccacccctccccgtGCTGGGCACAGCGCCCGCGCcgggtcctcctcctgctcctccactgcCTCCCCCAGTCCCTTTCCTCCCTCCGCCCCAACCGGGCCGCAGAGGCTCAGGGAGAGCCCCGGAGACGAAGAGACGACGGCGCTTCTGCCTCGCAGCGCCAACCTGCTGCATCTGA